A section of the Streptomyces xinghaiensis S187 genome encodes:
- a CDS encoding potassium/proton antiporter: protein MTEGSRPLTIHQLNELMLLGSVLLLVAVAAVRVSSRSGLPSLLVYLGIGVAIGTDGIGIDFSDPELTQVIGYAALVVILAEGGLGTAWHEIRPALPVGAALSTIGVAASVGITAAGAHYLVGLDWRQSLIIGAVVSSTDAAAVFSVLRRVPLPSRLTGALEAESGFNDAPVVILVVAFATTGPIDAWYLLIGKILLELAIGAAIGLAVGWLGALALRHVALPASGLYPIAVMAIAVTAYAAGALAHGSGFLAVYLASLVLGNARLPHAPATRGFADGLGWLAQIGMFILLGLLVTPHELVDDIWPAVVVGLVLTLVARPLSVLLSCLPFRMPWREQALLSWAGLRGAVPIVFATIPMVAGVRGSGRLFNIVFLLVIVYTLLQGPTLPWVARWLRLRDPEAAADLGIESAPLERLRGHLLSTTVAEHSRMHGVEVGELRLPPGAAVTLVVRDGESFVPDPTTVLRRGDELLVVATDPVRDTAEKRLRAVARGGKLAGWLGTGTG from the coding sequence ATCACGGAAGGGTCCAGGCCCCTGACTATCCATCAGCTGAATGAACTCATGCTGCTCGGTTCCGTCCTGCTGCTCGTCGCGGTGGCGGCGGTACGGGTCTCCTCGCGGTCCGGGCTTCCCAGCCTGCTCGTCTACCTCGGCATCGGCGTCGCGATCGGCACCGACGGGATCGGGATCGACTTCAGCGATCCCGAACTGACCCAGGTGATCGGCTATGCCGCCCTGGTCGTGATCCTCGCGGAGGGCGGTCTCGGGACCGCGTGGCACGAGATCAGACCGGCGCTGCCGGTGGGCGCCGCGCTCTCCACCATCGGCGTCGCCGCCAGCGTGGGGATCACCGCCGCCGGTGCGCACTACCTCGTCGGCCTGGACTGGCGGCAGTCGCTCATCATCGGCGCGGTGGTGTCCTCCACCGACGCGGCGGCCGTCTTCTCCGTCCTGCGCAGAGTGCCGCTGCCGTCCCGGCTGACCGGCGCGCTGGAGGCGGAGTCCGGCTTCAACGACGCGCCCGTGGTCATCCTGGTCGTCGCCTTCGCCACCACCGGCCCGATCGACGCCTGGTACCTGCTGATCGGGAAGATCCTCCTCGAACTGGCCATCGGCGCGGCCATCGGCCTGGCGGTCGGCTGGCTTGGCGCGCTCGCCCTGCGGCACGTCGCCCTGCCCGCCTCCGGCCTCTACCCGATCGCCGTGATGGCGATCGCCGTCACCGCCTACGCGGCCGGCGCCCTGGCGCACGGCAGCGGCTTCCTCGCCGTCTATCTCGCCTCGCTGGTCCTCGGCAACGCGAGACTGCCGCACGCGCCGGCGACCCGCGGTTTCGCGGACGGGCTCGGGTGGCTGGCCCAGATCGGCATGTTCATCCTGCTCGGCCTGCTGGTCACCCCGCACGAACTGGTGGACGACATCTGGCCCGCGGTGGTCGTCGGGCTGGTGCTGACCCTGGTCGCCCGGCCACTGTCCGTCCTCCTCAGCTGCCTGCCGTTCCGGATGCCGTGGCGGGAACAGGCCCTGCTCTCCTGGGCCGGACTGCGCGGCGCGGTGCCGATCGTCTTCGCCACCATCCCGATGGTGGCCGGGGTACGCGGAAGCGGACGGCTGTTCAACATCGTCTTCCTGCTGGTGATCGTCTACACCCTGCTCCAGGGCCCGACACTCCCCTGGGTCGCCCGGTGGCTGCGGCTCCGGGACCCCGAGGCGGCGGCGGACCTCGGCATCGAGTCGGCCCCGCTGGAGCGGCTGCGCGGGCATCTGCTGTCGACCACGGTCGCCGAGCACTCCCGGATGCACGGCGTGGAGGTCGGCGAGCTGCGGCTGCCGCCGGGGGCGGCGGTCACCCTCGTCGTCCGGGACGGCGAGAGCTTCGTCCCGGACCCGACGACCGTGCTGCGCCGCGGGGACGAGCTCCTGGTCGTCGCCACCGACCCGGTGCGGGACACCGCGGAGAAGCGGCTGCGGGCGGTGGCCCGGGGCGGCAAGCTCGCGGGATGGCTGGGGACGGGTACGGGCTGA
- a CDS encoding penicillin acylase family protein gives MPANTNGPSGKKKRGRARLLVIAIVLALVAGVGYGAFWSVSTVRASFPETTGSIRLKGLSGPVEVKRDGHGIPQIYASSDEDLFRAQGYVQAQDRFWEMDVRRHLTAGRLSEMFGASQVETDAFLRTLGWRQVAEKEYETKLSARTKKYLRAYADGVNAYLAEHEGAELSVEYAALGFTNDYKPEAWDPVDSVAWLKAMAWDLRGNMQDEIDRSLMTTRFSEKQIDQLYPEYPADRNKPIVRDGAVGELTDEFDPEAAAADTGAGTGTGTGVPGAGTGTGGTGTGAGGTGTGTGGTGTGTGAGTGLQSQLGALSKTLEEIPALLGPNGDGIGSNSWVVSGKHTTTGKPLLANDPHLAPQMPSLWYQMGLHCRSVSDKCRYDVAGFTFSGMPGVIIGHNQKVSWGFTNLGADVTDLYLEKITADGYLYDGKQKPFTTRRETIKVAGGADRRITVRSTGNGPIVSDRSDEMDDVGRTAPVTTGSPDRASGYAVSLRWTALTPGRSMDAVFALNEAADFDQFRKAARLFDVPAQNLLYADTDGHIGYQAPGRIPVRGKGDGRYPAPGWDPEYRWTGYVPQSALPWEKDPGRGYIVTANQAVIDPEKYPYLLTEDWGYGARSQRLDNLIQSKIKDGGKISTKDMQTMQMDDSSEIAKLLTPYLLKIDIEDPYIREAQKLLEGWDYTQDSDSAAAAYFNGVWRYTLKLAFGNKLPKELRVTGECLRVPPADDSGPLEDLDGDSLVRECGERARDAAQPDGGDRWFEVVRSILEDEDNAWWKTSTRPDSGAGDRDKLLKQAMEDARWELTAKLGKDIDSWSWGRLHQLTLRNQTLGIKGPAVLRWALNRGPWNLGGGEAAVNATGWNAAGGYGVVWVPSMRMIVNLADLDKSKWINLSGASGHAYNTHYSDQTSKWATGELLPWVFSKKGVEKATEDTLALIP, from the coding sequence ATGCCCGCCAACACAAACGGCCCTTCCGGCAAGAAGAAGAGGGGCCGCGCGCGGCTTCTCGTGATCGCGATCGTGCTGGCCCTCGTGGCGGGTGTCGGCTACGGCGCGTTCTGGAGCGTGAGCACCGTCCGCGCGTCCTTCCCGGAGACCACCGGCTCGATCCGCCTCAAGGGCCTGTCCGGGCCGGTCGAGGTGAAACGGGACGGCCACGGCATCCCGCAGATCTACGCCAGCAGCGACGAGGACCTCTTCCGCGCGCAGGGGTATGTGCAGGCCCAGGACCGCTTCTGGGAGATGGACGTCCGGCGCCATCTCACCGCCGGCCGGCTCTCCGAGATGTTCGGCGCGAGCCAGGTCGAGACCGACGCCTTCCTGCGCACCCTCGGCTGGCGCCAGGTCGCGGAGAAGGAGTACGAGACCAAGCTCTCCGCCCGGACCAAGAAGTACCTCCGGGCGTACGCGGACGGCGTCAACGCCTACCTCGCCGAGCACGAGGGCGCCGAGCTCTCCGTCGAGTACGCGGCGCTCGGCTTCACCAACGACTACAAGCCCGAGGCCTGGGACCCGGTGGACTCGGTCGCCTGGCTCAAGGCCATGGCCTGGGACCTGCGCGGCAATATGCAGGACGAGATCGACCGCTCCCTGATGACGACCCGGTTCTCCGAGAAGCAGATAGACCAGCTGTACCCGGAGTACCCCGCGGACCGGAACAAGCCGATCGTGCGTGACGGCGCGGTCGGCGAACTGACGGACGAATTCGACCCGGAGGCCGCGGCCGCGGACACCGGCGCGGGCACCGGCACCGGCACGGGCGTTCCCGGGGCCGGCACGGGCACCGGCGGTACGGGGACGGGCGCCGGCGGCACGGGCACGGGCACCGGCGGTACGGGTACCGGCACAGGCGCCGGCACCGGCCTGCAGTCCCAGCTCGGCGCCCTCTCCAAGACCCTGGAGGAGATCCCCGCCCTCCTCGGCCCCAACGGCGACGGCATCGGCTCCAACTCCTGGGTGGTCTCCGGCAAGCACACCACCACCGGCAAGCCCCTCCTCGCCAACGACCCGCACCTGGCACCGCAGATGCCGTCCCTCTGGTACCAGATGGGCCTGCACTGCCGCTCCGTGAGCGACAAGTGCCGTTACGACGTCGCGGGCTTCACCTTCTCCGGCATGCCGGGCGTGATAATCGGCCACAACCAGAAGGTCTCCTGGGGCTTCACCAACCTCGGCGCCGACGTCACCGACCTGTACCTGGAGAAGATCACCGCGGACGGCTACCTCTACGACGGCAAGCAGAAGCCGTTCACCACCCGCAGGGAGACCATCAAGGTCGCGGGCGGCGCCGACCGCCGGATCACCGTCCGCAGCACCGGCAACGGCCCGATCGTCTCCGACCGCAGCGACGAGATGGACGACGTCGGCAGAACCGCGCCCGTCACCACCGGCTCGCCCGACCGCGCCAGCGGCTACGCCGTCTCCCTCCGCTGGACCGCCCTCACCCCGGGCCGCTCCATGGACGCCGTCTTCGCCCTCAACGAGGCCGCCGACTTCGACCAGTTCCGCAAGGCCGCCCGGCTCTTCGACGTCCCCGCGCAGAACCTCCTCTACGCGGACACCGACGGCCACATCGGTTACCAGGCGCCGGGCCGCATACCCGTCCGCGGCAAGGGCGACGGCCGCTATCCGGCCCCGGGCTGGGACCCGGAGTACCGGTGGACCGGCTACGTCCCCCAGTCCGCGCTCCCCTGGGAGAAGGACCCCGGCCGCGGCTACATCGTCACCGCCAACCAGGCCGTCATCGACCCGGAGAAGTACCCCTACCTCCTCACCGAGGACTGGGGGTACGGCGCGCGCAGCCAGCGCCTCGACAATCTGATCCAGTCGAAGATCAAGGACGGCGGCAAGATCTCGACCAAGGACATGCAGACCATGCAGATGGACGACAGCAGCGAGATCGCCAAGCTGCTGACGCCCTACCTGCTCAAGATCGACATCGAGGACCCGTACATCCGCGAGGCGCAGAAGCTGCTGGAGGGCTGGGACTACACCCAGGACTCCGACTCCGCGGCCGCCGCCTACTTCAACGGTGTCTGGCGCTACACCCTCAAGCTCGCCTTCGGCAACAAGCTGCCCAAGGAGCTGCGGGTCACCGGCGAATGCCTGCGCGTGCCGCCGGCCGACGACTCCGGCCCGCTGGAGGACCTGGACGGCGACTCCCTGGTCCGCGAGTGCGGCGAGCGGGCGCGGGACGCGGCCCAGCCGGACGGCGGCGACCGCTGGTTCGAGGTGGTCCGCTCGATCCTGGAGGACGAGGACAACGCCTGGTGGAAGACGAGCACCCGCCCCGACTCCGGTGCCGGCGACCGCGACAAGCTGCTGAAGCAGGCCATGGAGGACGCCCGCTGGGAGCTGACCGCCAAGCTCGGCAAGGACATCGACAGCTGGAGCTGGGGCCGCCTCCACCAGCTGACGCTGCGCAACCAGACGCTGGGCATCAAGGGCCCCGCCGTGCTCCGCTGGGCGCTCAACCGCGGCCCGTGGAACCTCGGAGGCGGTGAGGCCGCGGTCAACGCGACCGGCTGGAACGCGGCCGGCGGCTACGGCGTCGTCTGGGTGCCGTCGATGCGGATGATCGTCAACCTCGCGGACCTCGACAAGTCCAAGTGGATCAACCTCTCCGGGGCGTCGGGGCACGCGTACAACACGCACTACAGCGACCAGACGTCCAAGTGGGCCACGGGTGAACTGCTGCCCTGGGTGTTCAGCAAGAAGGGCGTCGAGAAGGCGACCGAGGACACCCTCGCGCTCATCCCCTGA
- a CDS encoding 5-formyltetrahydrofolate cyclo-ligase produces the protein MSTPKSRKAELRHGLGRMRSRLTEDDVSVAGGAFARQALALPELASARTVGAYVSVGREPATGPLLDALRARGVRVLLPVLRDDDDLDWAPYEGPERLVAAGRAGRMVLREPAGEPLGLRAVLEADALLLPGLAVDGRGLRLGRGGGSYDRVLERLAEAGADPALIVLVYEDEVLDDVPAEAHDRPVQAAVTPSGVRRFGA, from the coding sequence ATGTCCACCCCGAAGTCTCGCAAGGCGGAGTTGCGGCACGGTCTCGGCCGGATGAGGTCCCGGTTGACGGAAGATGACGTGTCGGTGGCGGGGGGCGCGTTCGCACGTCAGGCCCTGGCCCTTCCCGAACTCGCCTCCGCCCGCACCGTCGGCGCCTATGTGTCGGTGGGCCGGGAGCCCGCGACGGGTCCGCTGCTGGACGCGCTGCGCGCCCGGGGGGTGCGGGTGCTGCTGCCCGTCCTCCGCGACGACGACGATCTCGACTGGGCGCCGTACGAGGGTCCGGAGCGGCTGGTGGCGGCCGGGCGGGCGGGCCGGATGGTGCTGCGGGAGCCGGCCGGCGAGCCGCTGGGCCTGCGGGCGGTGCTGGAGGCCGACGCACTGCTGCTGCCGGGGCTCGCGGTGGACGGGCGGGGGCTGCGGCTGGGGCGCGGCGGCGGTTCGTACGACCGGGTGCTGGAGCGGCTGGCGGAGGCCGGGGCGGACCCGGCGCTGATCGTTCTGGTGTACGAGGACGAGGTGCTGGACGACGTGCCCGCCGAGGCCCACGACCGGCCCGTCCAGGCGGCCGTCACGCCCTCGGGGGTGCGCCGCTTCGGGGCATGA
- the galU gene encoding UTP--glucose-1-phosphate uridylyltransferase GalU yields the protein MTESRTRISKAVIPAAGLGTRFLPATKATPKEMLPVVDKPAIQYVVEEAVTAGLSDVLMVTGRNKRPLEDHFDRNYELEEMLRHKGDGDRLSRVQESSDLATMHYVRQGDPRGLGHAVLCAAPHVGQQPFAVLLGDDLIDPRDPLLTRMIEAQERYGGSVVALLEVDPDQVHLYGCAVIEPTGDDDIHRVTGLVEKPSREEAPSNYAIIGRYVLDAAVFDVLRKTEPGRGGEIQLTDALQTLAQNPDLGGPVHGVLFKGRRYDTGDRADYLRSIVRLACEREDLGPDFRDWLRRYVAEEM from the coding sequence ATGACTGAATCGCGTACCCGGATCAGCAAGGCTGTCATTCCCGCAGCAGGACTCGGGACCCGCTTCCTCCCGGCCACCAAGGCCACTCCCAAGGAGATGCTGCCGGTCGTCGACAAGCCCGCGATCCAGTATGTGGTCGAGGAGGCCGTCACCGCCGGTCTCTCCGACGTCCTCATGGTCACCGGCCGCAACAAGCGCCCGCTGGAGGACCACTTCGACCGCAACTACGAGCTGGAGGAGATGCTCCGGCACAAGGGCGACGGCGACCGCCTCTCCCGGGTGCAGGAGTCCAGCGACCTCGCGACCATGCACTACGTCCGCCAGGGCGACCCCCGGGGCCTCGGCCACGCCGTGCTGTGCGCGGCCCCCCACGTCGGGCAGCAGCCCTTCGCGGTCCTGCTCGGTGACGACCTCATCGACCCCCGCGATCCGCTGCTGACCCGCATGATCGAGGCACAGGAACGGTACGGCGGCAGCGTCGTCGCCCTCCTGGAGGTCGACCCCGACCAGGTCCACCTCTACGGCTGCGCCGTGATCGAACCCACCGGCGACGACGACATCCACCGGGTCACCGGCCTCGTCGAGAAGCCCAGCCGCGAAGAGGCGCCCAGCAACTACGCGATCATCGGCCGCTACGTCCTCGACGCCGCCGTCTTCGACGTGCTGCGGAAGACGGAGCCCGGCCGCGGCGGCGAGATCCAGCTCACCGACGCCCTCCAGACCCTGGCCCAGAACCCGGACCTGGGCGGCCCGGTGCACGGCGTCCTCTTCAAGGGCCGCCGCTACGACACCGGCGACCGCGCCGACTACCTCCGCTCCATTGTCAGACTGGCATGCGAACGTGAGGATCTGGGACCGGACTTCCGGGACTGGCTTCGGAGGTACGTCGCGGAGGAGATGTAG
- the glp gene encoding gephyrin-like molybdotransferase Glp, protein MSTAEQAAERGAAPTGGAGEAEDAESTAGADGTAGTAAGPEGGVPAGVPSPHPDHGSGTGAAPRLWSVDEHLADILRHVQPLEPLELQILDAQGCVLVEDVTAAVALPPFDNSSMDGYAVRTADVADATEESPAVLTVIGDIAAGSGRLPTIRPGETARIMTGAPLPPGADTVVPVEWTDGGAGGGPATAMRAHSAAPEGAGGEVRVHRPAEAGQHIRPRGGDVSAGAPVLSAGTVLGPPQIGLLAAIGRATVRVRPRPRVVVMSTGSELVSPGTQLGPGRIHDSNSFALTAAARDAGAIAYRVTAVADDAASLRTAVEDQLLRADLVVTSGGVSVGAYDVVKEAFSGEVTAPAEQRAETDAGPDTETTAEPNAEPTAEPGAEPAEKAESGPAAAASPGPGRVDFRRLAMQPGKPQGFGRIGPDRTPLLALPGNPVSAYVSFELFVRPAIRALMGIAPDGRETVRAICPEGITSSPEGKRQFLRGRYADGVVTPVGGPGSHLVKALADADALIVVPEDTTAVPPGSEVEAILLR, encoded by the coding sequence TTGAGCACCGCTGAACAGGCCGCAGAGCGCGGGGCCGCGCCCACCGGAGGCGCCGGGGAGGCCGAGGACGCCGAGAGCACCGCCGGCGCGGACGGCACCGCCGGTACGGCCGCCGGCCCGGAGGGCGGCGTCCCGGCCGGCGTCCCGTCCCCGCACCCGGACCACGGGAGCGGAACCGGAGCCGCACCGCGCCTCTGGAGCGTCGACGAGCATCTGGCCGACATCCTCAGGCACGTCCAGCCGCTCGAACCGCTGGAGCTCCAGATCCTCGACGCCCAGGGCTGTGTCCTCGTGGAGGACGTCACCGCCGCCGTCGCCCTGCCGCCGTTCGACAACAGCTCCATGGACGGATACGCCGTCCGCACCGCCGACGTCGCCGACGCGACCGAGGAATCCCCGGCGGTGCTCACCGTCATCGGCGACATCGCGGCGGGCAGCGGCAGGCTGCCCACCATCAGGCCCGGGGAGACGGCCCGCATCATGACGGGCGCCCCCCTGCCGCCCGGCGCCGACACGGTGGTGCCGGTCGAGTGGACCGACGGCGGCGCCGGCGGCGGCCCCGCCACCGCCATGAGGGCCCACAGCGCGGCGCCCGAGGGCGCCGGCGGCGAAGTCCGCGTACACCGCCCCGCGGAGGCCGGGCAGCACATCCGGCCCCGGGGCGGTGACGTCTCCGCCGGCGCCCCGGTGCTGTCCGCCGGCACGGTCCTCGGCCCGCCGCAGATCGGGCTGCTCGCCGCGATCGGCCGCGCCACCGTCCGGGTCCGCCCCCGCCCGCGGGTGGTCGTCATGTCCACGGGCAGCGAACTCGTGTCGCCCGGAACGCAGTTGGGGCCCGGCCGGATCCACGACTCCAACAGCTTCGCGCTGACCGCCGCGGCCCGCGACGCCGGAGCCATCGCCTACCGGGTCACCGCCGTCGCCGACGACGCGGCCTCCCTGCGCACCGCCGTCGAGGACCAACTCCTCCGCGCCGACCTCGTCGTCACCAGTGGCGGCGTCAGCGTCGGCGCCTACGACGTCGTGAAGGAGGCCTTCTCCGGCGAGGTCACCGCCCCCGCGGAGCAGCGGGCGGAGACGGACGCCGGACCGGACACGGAAACGACCGCGGAGCCGAACGCGGAGCCGACCGCTGAGCCGGGTGCGGAGCCTGCCGAGAAGGCGGAATCCGGCCCGGCCGCGGCGGCGTCGCCGGGCCCCGGCCGCGTCGACTTCCGCAGACTCGCCATGCAGCCCGGCAAGCCGCAGGGCTTCGGCCGCATCGGACCCGACCGCACCCCGCTGCTGGCCCTCCCCGGCAACCCCGTCAGCGCGTACGTCTCCTTCGAGCTCTTCGTCCGCCCCGCGATCCGCGCGCTCATGGGGATCGCACCGGACGGGCGCGAGACCGTCCGCGCGATCTGCCCCGAGGGCATCACCTCCTCGCCCGAGGGCAAGCGGCAGTTCCTCCGCGGCCGCTACGCGGACGGCGTGGTCACCCCGGTCGGCGGCCCCGGCTCCCATCTGGTCAAGGCGCTCGCCGACGCCGACGCCCTGATCGTCGTCCCGGAGGACACCACCGCGGTCCCGCCCGGCAGTGAGGTGGAGGCCATCCTGCTGCGCTGA
- the moaC gene encoding cyclic pyranopterin monophosphate synthase MoaC: MSSAQQHLTHLDARGAARMVDVSAKDVTARAARASGRVLVSPRVVELLRGEGVPKGDALATARIAGIMGAKRTPDLIPLCHPLAVSGVKVELSVADDAVEILATVKTTDRTGVEMEALTAVTVAALTVVDMVKAVDKAAVITDVRVEEKTGGKSGDWSRPSGEGTA; the protein is encoded by the coding sequence ATGAGCAGCGCCCAGCAGCACCTCACCCACCTCGACGCCCGGGGCGCCGCCCGTATGGTCGACGTCTCCGCGAAGGACGTCACGGCGCGCGCCGCCCGAGCGAGCGGCCGTGTGCTCGTCTCCCCGCGCGTCGTCGAACTGCTGCGCGGTGAGGGTGTCCCCAAGGGCGACGCCCTCGCCACCGCGCGCATCGCGGGCATCATGGGAGCCAAGCGCACCCCCGACCTCATCCCGCTCTGCCACCCGCTGGCCGTCTCCGGGGTGAAGGTCGAACTCTCCGTCGCCGACGACGCCGTGGAGATCCTGGCCACGGTGAAGACCACGGACCGCACCGGAGTCGAGATGGAGGCGCTGACCGCCGTCACCGTCGCCGCTCTGACGGTGGTGGACATGGTGAAGGCCGTCGACAAGGCGGCGGTCATCACGGACGTACGGGTCGAGGAGAAGACCGGCGGCAAGTCCGGCGACTGGTCGCGCCCCTCCGGGGAGGGCACCGCATGA
- a CDS encoding MogA/MoaB family molybdenum cofactor biosynthesis protein: MSGYRALAVTVSNRASAGVYADKGGPLLVEGLTAMGFATDGPRVVPDGEPVETVLREAVAAGYDVVLTTGGTGISPTDRTPEMTRRVLDREIPGIPEALRAEGLAKVPTAVLSRGLAGTAGGTLIVNLPGSTGGVRDGLAVLGRLLVHAVDQLRGGDHPRPAADGGGTGTAPDGGKTPRAHR; this comes from the coding sequence ATGAGCGGCTACCGGGCCCTGGCCGTCACCGTGTCGAACCGCGCCTCCGCGGGTGTGTACGCCGACAAGGGCGGCCCGCTGCTGGTCGAGGGGCTGACCGCGATGGGCTTCGCCACCGACGGTCCCCGGGTCGTCCCCGACGGCGAGCCGGTTGAAACGGTCCTGCGGGAGGCCGTCGCCGCCGGATACGACGTGGTGCTCACCACCGGCGGCACCGGTATCTCGCCGACCGACCGCACGCCGGAGATGACCCGCCGGGTGCTCGACCGCGAGATCCCCGGCATCCCGGAGGCCCTCCGTGCCGAGGGCCTGGCGAAGGTGCCGACCGCCGTGCTCTCCCGCGGACTGGCCGGAACCGCCGGCGGTACGCTGATCGTCAACCTCCCCGGCTCCACCGGCGGGGTCCGGGACGGCCTCGCCGTTCTCGGCCGGCTGCTCGTACACGCCGTCGACCAGCTCCGCGGCGGCGACCACCCCCGGCCCGCGGCGGACGGCGGCGGCACCGGGACGGCCCCGGACGGCGGCAAGACCCCCCGGGCACACCGATGA
- a CDS encoding GNAT family N-acetyltransferase translates to MTPLWPAVLTDGDVTLRPIRMRDQRDWREVNRRNRDWLRPWEATIPPPVAGGPSAQRPTYRQMVRHLRSEANAGRMLPFVIEYRGRLAGQLTVAGMAWGSMCSGHVGYWVDQEVAGRGVTPTAVALAVDHCFRTVGLHRVEVCIRPENGPSRRVVEKLGFREEGLRPRYLHIDGDWRDHLVYALTTEDVPGGLLARWHRVRPGTAHK, encoded by the coding sequence ATGACTCCCCTCTGGCCGGCGGTCCTGACCGACGGCGACGTCACCCTGCGCCCGATCCGCATGCGTGACCAGCGGGACTGGCGCGAGGTCAACCGCCGCAACCGCGACTGGCTCCGGCCCTGGGAGGCGACCATCCCCCCGCCGGTCGCGGGCGGCCCGTCGGCGCAGCGACCGACCTACCGTCAGATGGTGCGGCATCTGCGCTCCGAGGCGAACGCGGGCCGGATGCTGCCCTTCGTCATCGAGTACCGGGGCCGGCTGGCCGGGCAGCTGACGGTCGCGGGAATGGCCTGGGGCTCCATGTGCTCCGGCCATGTCGGCTACTGGGTGGACCAGGAGGTCGCCGGGCGCGGGGTCACCCCGACGGCTGTCGCGCTCGCCGTGGACCATTGCTTCCGTACGGTGGGTCTGCACCGCGTCGAGGTGTGCATCCGGCCCGAGAACGGGCCGAGCCGCCGTGTCGTCGAAAAGCTCGGATTCCGCGAGGAAGGGCTGCGCCCGCGCTATCTCCACATCGACGGCGACTGGCGCGACCACCTGGTCTACGCCCTCACCACGGAGGACGTCCCCGGAGGACTGCTGGCCCGCTGGCACCGGGTCCGGCCCGGGACAGCCCACAAATAA
- the glpR gene encoding gephyrin-like molybdotransferase receptor GlpR, translating to MSSSGLIYAVIVGAWAAYLVPMWLRRQDELNEARPTERFSTAIRLLSGRAGMERRYAKDLEERHSGEADDHVVPAEPEPRTADPEAPTDTVDVRAFALSAAMPVPEPLRAGDEPPPPAADEASAGQDGRRAVSVAERARRSKVLARRRRTTMVLFLAFALGAVVAAVGGLAFLWAPAVPAVLLSSYIVHLRAQERRRFAFTMDRRRAEAAAQRLRERGARGARQPARPAAAADDAAAGEDPGPAAGPEPAPASPHTAGRRALVEQTDHAEWVDQQRERGRTEGESWEPVPVPLPTYVTAPVAPRATGGVDLDAPDAWSSARSSAAGQPAGEPSADPRPHPEPGPGPAAREGRRERGRRSRDRTPLFDQYADEDRPRAANE from the coding sequence GTGAGCAGCAGCGGCCTCATCTACGCAGTCATTGTCGGGGCCTGGGCCGCCTACCTGGTGCCGATGTGGCTCCGTAGGCAGGACGAACTCAACGAGGCTCGTCCCACGGAACGCTTCTCCACCGCCATCCGGCTGCTGTCCGGACGGGCCGGTATGGAGCGCCGTTACGCCAAGGACCTGGAGGAGCGCCACTCCGGCGAAGCGGACGACCACGTCGTTCCCGCCGAACCGGAACCGCGCACCGCCGACCCGGAAGCGCCGACCGACACGGTCGACGTCCGGGCCTTCGCCCTGTCCGCGGCCATGCCCGTCCCCGAGCCGCTGCGCGCCGGCGACGAGCCCCCGCCGCCCGCGGCGGACGAGGCGTCCGCCGGGCAGGACGGCCGCCGCGCCGTCTCCGTCGCCGAACGGGCCCGCCGCTCCAAGGTTCTCGCCCGCCGCCGCCGGACCACCATGGTGCTGTTCCTGGCCTTCGCGCTGGGCGCGGTCGTCGCCGCGGTCGGCGGGCTCGCCTTCCTGTGGGCCCCCGCCGTCCCGGCCGTGCTGCTCAGCTCGTACATCGTCCACCTGCGGGCGCAGGAGCGCCGCCGCTTCGCCTTCACCATGGACCGGCGGCGCGCCGAGGCCGCAGCCCAGCGGCTGCGCGAACGCGGCGCCCGCGGCGCCCGGCAGCCGGCACGGCCCGCGGCGGCCGCCGACGACGCGGCAGCCGGCGAGGACCCCGGTCCGGCGGCGGGCCCCGAGCCCGCTCCCGCGTCCCCGCACACGGCGGGCCGACGCGCCCTCGTCGAGCAGACCGACCACGCCGAGTGGGTCGACCAGCAGCGCGAGCGCGGCCGGACCGAGGGTGAGAGCTGGGAGCCGGTCCCGGTACCGCTGCCCACCTACGTGACCGCCCCGGTCGCCCCCCGCGCCACCGGCGGCGTGGACCTCGATGCCCCGGACGCCTGGAGCTCGGCCCGCTCCAGCGCGGCCGGACAGCCGGCCGGCGAGCCGTCCGCCGATCCCCGGCCCCACCCGGAGCCGGGGCCCGGCCCCGCCGCCCGCGAGGGCCGCCGCGAGCGCGGCCGCCGCTCCCGCGACCGCACCCCGCTCTTCGACCAGTACGCGGACGAGGACCGGCCGCGCGCCGCCAACGAGTGA